One Oceanithermus desulfurans genomic region harbors:
- the rplK gene encoding 50S ribosomal protein L11 produces MKKVIGLVKLQLPAGKATPAPPVGPALGQHGANIMEFCKAFNAATANMGDAIVPVEITIYADRSFTFITKTPPASYLIRKAAGITKGASNPSREVVGKITWDDCLKIAEQKMKDLNAGSLEAAARQIAGSARSMGVEVEGMPDA; encoded by the coding sequence ATGAAAAAGGTCATCGGTTTGGTTAAGTTGCAGCTGCCTGCGGGCAAGGCCACCCCGGCCCCGCCCGTTGGTCCGGCGTTGGGCCAGCACGGCGCCAACATCATGGAGTTTTGCAAGGCCTTCAACGCGGCCACGGCGAACATGGGCGACGCCATCGTGCCGGTGGAGATCACCATCTACGCCGACCGCTCGTTCACCTTCATCACCAAGACGCCCCCGGCCTCCTACCTGATCCGCAAGGCCGCGGGGATCACTAAGGGTGCGTCCAACCCCAGCCGCGAGGTGGTGGGCAAGATCACCTGGGATGACTGCCTGAAGATCGCCGAGCAGAAGATGAAGGACCTCAACGCCGGCTCGCTCGAGGCCGCCGCCCGTCAGATCGCCGGCTCCGCCCGCTCGATGGGCGTGGAAGTGGAGGGGATGCCCGATGCCTAA